The following nucleotide sequence is from Zea mays cultivar B73 chromosome 1, Zm-B73-REFERENCE-NAM-5.0, whole genome shotgun sequence.
cacaccgacctcaacaaaggaggtaagtccgttgatcaaaaagcataccggtcaatgatagggtctttactttatttatgtgctagtagaccggatattatgcttagcgtatgcatgtgtgctagatttcaatccgatcctaaggagtgtcacttagtggcggtgaagcgaattttaagatatttggttgctacgccttgtttcgggctctggtatccaaaagggtcgacctttgacttggttggatactcagattccgactatgctggatgtaaggtcgataggaagagtacatcagggacgtgccaattcttaggaaggtccctggtatcgtggaactctaagaaacaaacctccgttgccctatccaccgctgaggccgagtatgttgccgcaggacagtgttgcgcgcaactactttggatgaggcaaaccctccgggactttggctacaatctgagcaaagtcccactcctatgtgataatgagagtgctatccgcatggcggaaaatcctgttgaacacagccgcacaaagcacatagacatctggcatcactttttgagagatcaccagcaaaagggagatatcgaagtgtttcatgttagcaccgagaaccagctagccgatatctttaccaagcctctagatgagaagaccttttgcaggctgcgtagtgagctaaatgtcttagattcgcggaacttggattgaattgtagcatacatgtgtttatgcttttgatcatgttccttctgcattttgttgcttaataatggtgctcaagttgtacaaacactccctggacctcacaagtccgttgcaaagtggtgcacatgtttagggggagatgtgttacaacttgaccctttgagactaaccatatgcttgagtttgcttgttttagtctcgaaggagaattaaaagggaaaaggtggacttggaccatgcaagacttccactgcactccgatgaaaagagtaactcttccaagttcatctttatactcttattgcctatttgctcttagttgaagattttggtgaggcaatggggttaaagggccaagattgatcccattttggtgcttgatgccaaagggggagaaaataaaggccaaagcaataaatggatcagctaccacttgagaaactttgaaaacagtaggatagagcctttggtttgtcaaaactcttgcaatgtctcttttgtcaaaagttggcctcttgtggggagaagtgttgattatgggaaaaagggggagtttttgaaaacagtaggatagagcctttggtttgtcaaaactcttgcaatgtctcttttgtcaaaagttggcctcttgtggggagaagtgttgattatgggaaaagggggagtttttggaatcttgaatcaattttctttggaaaacctctcttgatgtctctacaagtggatttgacttagagataggattttgaggttgatttgcaaaaacaaaccaagtggtggcaaaggaatgatccatatatgccaaattgaatcaaaataaatttgagttttatttgaagtgatattgcacttgttctagttgctttatgttgtgttggcataaatcaccaaaaagggggagattgaaagggaaatgtgcccttgggccatttctaagtattttggtgattgagtgccaacacaagtgcttaaatgtgaatctatacccatgggtggacatagtgcaaatcaagagtaaaggtatgtttctaagccttagtacattgttttgaagactaatgtattgtgtctaagtgcttgaaaacaggagaaatcgagtcagagaaaagttggctgtgtacagccaaaaggctgttcggtctggtgcaccggacagtgtccggtggtgcaccggacagtgtccggtgcgccaggttgcctcgagcgaagtggccgctctcgggaattcgccgacggcgtacggctaaaattcaccggactgtccggtgtgcaccggactgtccggtgagccaacggtcggccgggccaacggtcggccgcggaatctgtgcgcgacacgtggtcgggccaacggtcggaagggagcaccggactgtccggtgtgcaccggactgtccggtgcgccaacggctcccagatctgcaacggtcggctgcgccgtttaaggaaagaaatcgggcaccggacagtgtccggtgtgcaccggactgtccggtgcgcccgaagacagaaggcaagatcagccttccagaattgctctcaacggctcctagctgccttggggctataaaagggacccctaggcgcatgaaggagcacatcaagcattcctacaacattcctaagcatcaagacatcgattccacgcatttggttcattgtgatagcatctagagctcttgttgagttgtggactcattgagttgtgttgcgagctcttgttgcgacttgtgtgcgtgctgttgctctgattttgagtcttgtgtgcgttgctagtttctcccttacttcgtatttctttgtgaatcttaagtgtaagggcgagaggctccaagttgtggagattcctcgcaaacgggatattgaaaggcaaagcaaaacaccgtggtattcaagttggtctttggaccgcttgagaggggttgattgcaaccctcgtccgttgggacgccacaacgtggagtaggcaagcgttggtcttggccgaaccacgggataaaccactatgtcatctctgtgtttgatctcttgtggtattgtgttttactgagactcctttctagccacttggcaatcattgtgctaacacttaacaagtttttgtggctataagtttaagtttttacaggatcacctattcacccccctctaggtgctctcaacggggaccttcccccgaggccgaggcctggggtcgggcgaggcggagaccttccccgaggccggggctgaggccgaggcctggggtcgagcgaggcggagctccctgtcgcGCCCGAGGCTAAACTCGGGGGAGGTCGAGACCTGCTGTCGTTAGTCtggccctggtggttggcacagtagccggagcggggtgaacagtgttgttttcctgttagaacggtcagtaaaggggcgaagtgactgcggtcacttcgaccttgtcgactgaggcgagcgtgtcaggataaagtgtCAGACGATCCCCACATTGAAtgagcatgcgatacggtcggttggtagggcgatccggccgaggttgctgcacgacaaagtctgcccgagctgggcttcgggcgagctgagggtgcgtctgctgactgaggggaccctcgggcgaggcgtgaatccgtccgggactactgtccttgcccgaggctgggctcggatgaggtcgcgtcccctaGTAGACGAGGCCTGCGCTTTATCAgtcgtttatggtttgttctgaagatgttttccaactGGATTAAGTagcattaggggtacccctaattacggtccccgacaatatgttatacctccgtaaaatttcatgattttttgagacTATTTATATATCTATTAATTTCTTGTCATAGAAAATCAataaaatacaattaaatccataaaataatgtagcgtcgatcgaaaattgcaaataagttatgaATACTAATAAATAGTCTCTACAAAGATAACCTTAAGTTCCCACGTAGAGATAACATTAATCccccacataaaaatgataaagtatatTAGTTTAATATAAATTTGAACATTATTTTAATAATTTTGGcctaaagatatgtttaaacaaaaaattgaTGTACTATAacgttatagatctcttcgagctctacaattttcatataaactttatcttcatccgatttcatacGTAAAAGTTATGATGTTATAACTATACTATTATGCAGGAAAtgaaaaaacgggtacccgaattccgggtacctGTATCCGACCTGACTATCTGAGTATTTACCGGGTAGTCCTCGCTCCGCATCCGACCTGAATCCGAAGCTTCAGTATCCGGGTAtttacccgtatccgtcccgaatataaaaataTTCGAATCCGTATCGAAAAATGAGTATTTGCAAtatccgtatccggtacccgaTGGGTATACCCGACCCGTTTTCACCCTAGCTCCGGCCAGATGCCCTCGCCGGAGGTATTATGGGCATGTTTGGTTcaacttttttctgaccagcttttttaaaaatctggctgtggggagaatctgagtatcattacgattaagtgtggagaaagataaagttgttcatagggctcaggatctagaaagtgacggatttctACTATTACaatgactcaaccgattatgtgtttatgttgattttggatggttttgctccaacaaattttatagaagctgactgaaaagctgagtgtttaGCAGTCCGCAACAGATTTTGGTGGTCAGAAGCTGTGTCTGTAATTTTTGGTTTGAAGATATACATGCACGCGCTAGATGTTAAAGAGTACTCTTCTACAAGATATTGCCTCGTAGCACGAGGATATCATGGCTGCCAGAGAAACTGTCATAACACAGCATGTGATGAAAACCACAGCGTgcaaagcaaagcaaagcaaaTCAAGCCATCTCGTCGACGCCCGAGCAATGACAGCTCGACAGGTGGGGGGGCTCCGCGAGGATCACATGCGCTGTACTCGGTAGCTCTCCGACGAGAGACGATTGCTCTGTTTCGCGGCCACGGCGACTCGCCGGCTCGGCCTCATCTGAACCCAGCAGACATATCGACGCGGGCGTTTTCGCTAGGAAACAAACCCGAGAGGTCTCTCCCAGCACCGGACGTGGCCAACCACCACAGCGCGCCCCCGCTCCACGCCTCCACAGAAAATAAAATCCCCAGCCGTCGTCGCCAAAGACAAGCTCTTCACCACAAACTGACAAACACGACCCAGGCCTTCTTCCTGCGAGTTTCATTTCATTTCATCCTACCTTACCTTTTTACTCCTCCAGTCCAGTCAGAGAACACCATAAGTGGCCGCTACACCTGCTCACTCCATTGCACCACTAGCAAGTAGCAACAGGAGCGCAGGCAGAACTAGAGCGGTCTTGGTATGGCTTCTTCCCTCGCGCCCGCGTCGTGGGCACTGCCGCTGCAGATGGTCGGGgctggggcggcagcggcggggcCTTCCTGCCGCGCGACGCTAGCCGTCGTCACGGAGCCCCGCTGGGCCGCGTCGCTGCGCCGGGCAAGGGTTCTCGTGGCGCTGGCGCCCCGGTGCGTGGCGCTCGACGGGCCCGGCGCCAGCGGCGAGGAGGAGGCGCCCAAGATCGAGGACGAGAGGAAGAAGAGCGGTGAGACGAAGaagccggcgcgcggccggccggtGTGGAGCCGGATCCTCTTCGCCTCCAAGAAGACACGAAGTATCATCATCCTCAACGCCCTCACGGTCATCTATGGTGTGCGAATACTTCCTTTGTTcttaatctctctctctctcacacacacagcCGCTCCAGTTCGTACTATATATGCTCAACTGCTCGGTCTCAAACTCTACTCTGCACGATTCTGGCATTGCTAATTAGGGTATTGAAAAAAATAGCAGTGCATCGCCTCTGTAATCTGTAGTGCTACTCCAAATACTCTTCATGCTAAAGTTCTTTCTCCGACCACTGTGATTGGTTGTGCTGTGGTTGGTATTAACAGTAAAATTGAGCCTTTTGTAGTTCACTTTTGATCCTTTTTTTTTATCCTgccagcaagtgatattccggttTTGAAAGAGGTCGAAGCCCTGACAGAGCCTGCGGTCTTCAACATGGTGCGGTTCGTTGTTGCAGCCATCCCCTTCGTACCATTCGCGCTCCGTTCCTTCGGTGACCGCAGTGTACGCTACGCGGGACTGGAGCTGGGAGTCTGGGTTAGCTTAGCTTACCTTTCTCAAGCAATTGGATTGCTCTCATCTGATGCTGGCCGAGCATCCTTCATCACGGCCTTCACGGTAGATCCTGCTCCACGCCGTGTTCATTCTGAATTTTGGTGGTTTTGCTGAAATGGCCTGAACTGGCAAATGCTTCTGTTACTGTACAGGTCGTAGTTGTGCCTCTAATTGATGGTCTTCTTGGTGCTTCGATCCCCAGACTCACATGGTTCGGAGCCATCATGTCTCTGTTCGGAATTGGCCTGCTGGAATGTGGTGGATCTCCTCCCAGTGTAAGTAACAACTTTGTTTTTACTAAGTAGTTTATTGGCTGTAGTGAATAATAGCTTTCAGGATCTTACAGAATGGTTAAAGATCTCTGGCACAGTTTCTTGCTTTCCTGACTTCTGTCCAAAAGGTTCTTTATGCATGCAACAATAGTCACACTCCCATTGAGTCTTCAATCTTGCATTGACGATGATCAACCGAATTTCAAACATATAAAACTTCTGTTAAATCCTCAAAATCGATAGATTTCATTATTCCAAGTCTTTGGATATATTTATGAACTGCTTGCTTTGTGCCTTAAAAAGTAAATACGATACTGATTCCTTGAACTGCTTTCATTGTGTTCAAAGGTTGGCGATATTTTGAACTTCTTCAGTGCCGTGTTTTTCGGGATCCATATGCTTAGAACAGAACAAATATCAAGGAGTACGGACAAGAAGAAATTTTTAGCTCTTCTTGGCTTCGAGGTTGCGCGAACATATTCTCGTATCCCTTTATACTGCTATATATCTtacccattgcgacggcgcaacgCCGTGGACACAATTTCACAAAATCTTCTATCATCCAGGTCCTTGTGGTTGCTTTCTCCTCCGTTCTCTGGTTTATGTTCAAAGATGGCTACGTTGATACCAGCGGATCCAGCTTTGAATCTTGGACGTTCGGGATGCTCTGGGATACCACAGTTTCGTTTCCTTGGATACCAGCATTGTACACTGGGGTTCTTTCTACGGTGTTATGCATGTGGGCAGAGGTCAGTTTACTTCTCTGAGTGTTCTTGTAGTGCTCCTCTCGTTGAAGGCTCGCTTGTTCTAAGCTTGTGGACTGCTTGCATGTCCTCCTGCAGATGGTGGCGATGGGCGATGTTTCAGCAACCGAAACTGCAGTTGTTTACGGGTTGGAGCCAGTTTGGGGAGCTGCTTTTGCTTGGTTCCTCCTTGGTGAAAGATGGGATGACGCTGCATGGACTGGAGCTGCTCTCGTATTATGTAAAGCTTGTGTTCCCTTTCCTTAGTTCTTTGCCTCCTTTGTGAGCGACGGAGTGCCCGAATTAAGTATTCCTTGGAGCTAACAGGATACACTTGCTTTTCATCAGGTGGCAGTTTGACAGTTCAGCTATTTGGGTCAGCTCCTGAGAAGTCCAAGAAAGTCAAAAAACGCAGCAGCAATGCTTTAGAAACTCCAGTGAAACGACGAGACTACTTATCGTTGTCTCCCATACCAGTTGATTCCGGGAAGATCATAGGAAGGCAATTAGAAAGGTAACTGTAACGAGTTTATCTGTTAAACTGTCTTACTTCTGCATTTGCCCGGTCTCCCATTTATGTGTATTGACATTCTTTGCATTTACTTTGGTTCAATTATTTATTTTCTGCAATATAGGAAGAACAAAGCAGTATAGGTAGCCCAACTACAAGGCAAGAAGAAAGGAAACGCTGCGATGATAGGGGCGCGCATGTACCAAATCATTGTCCTGAGGCATCGTCTGTTTGGCTCCGTCAATGGCCATATGGGGATGCTGCTCGATTGTCCGCATGGAGTTTTTTTTTTCCTTTGTccgtattgaaaatggtcgtattTGGATTTCTGTTGTCTCGGTTGACCGTGCTAGAGTACCTCATGCGTATTAGGAAATGAGGCATTGGTAGTGGCAACTCGAGGAGAATACTTAGACACATCTACTGGCGTAGTAATGACGTTCAGTGAGATAACTTAGTATGTTTTGGGCACTGCTAACCGTAAAGGTTCATGTATTAATATAGTGGGTAAATGGTTCTAGAGTACTGAACTGAGCATACCATTGTATAGTACTGAAATAACAAATACCACGCATGGTATTATTTGGCTCCCAGTCAATAGATCCAGGAATCAGGACATGTATTGTGTTCCGTTGAGATTGATTTTGTGGCTGtgattttatttttttattttttttttggtCGAAGGACATAATCTTGTATTCTGCTCTTGTATTATGTAAGTCTATGCTTAGTTGTTTAGTCATTTGTCTTTGGCGGTTGCACTTTTCATATTCAAATAGGCCACCTTAATATAGCTGTCGGCATTCATCCTGTCTAGCGTTGCTTGAGAACTGACCATACTGAACAAATGACCAAGATCATTTGTTCTTTGAGCCGATTAAGTGCTCCTGCCATCCCAAAACataagctgctgctgctgcggacctGCGGTCTGATCTGGCGGTCTCCCAAAAAAAAAAAGCTTTCCAGGATGTTACAGAGCGGGCCGGGTGGAGCGTATTTCGCCAGCTGGGCCGATATGTACAAGAGACTGCCATACCATCCGTGAGTGGGCTGGACTAGGGAGGTGTTTAGAAATGTCGAATCTTTCTTACCTATCCTTGGTGGGCTTCGATCTTTTGCCCAGTGAACGATAATACACACTCCTCTCAAGTTCGGGAACTTGCACAGGCGATTAGGCGAGCGTTGCTTCTTTTATTACACAGGTGGCACGCTACAACACATCTTAGGTTCGGATCTCAGGAATAGACTTGCTACATATCTGGCTGCAACTTGTGTGGGTAGCTGTAGCCTGTAGGAGTacgtagggcctgtttggttccttgcctaacttgccacactgtctaaattttctgcctaaggttagttcttcaattcgaacgactaaccttaggcaaagtgtggcacagttagccacgaaccaaacatgcccgTAATTTACTGGCGGTGGCGCCACTTGGAACATGCTGCTTGTATTTTGTTAGCACCAACACGGCGCGTATGAGCGCCGGGGGTGGTCCTCCTCCTCTCTCTGGTCTCTCTGGCTCGCCTGTTCTCTCGGAAGAGGCGATCTGGGCCGGCAAGAAATACCAGGAATTTCCCAGGGCTCCAACTCCAAGGCGCGCATGTGACGACTTCCCTTCCCTTGTAACCAACAACCTAGCACTTGGCTCAGTTGCGAGCACAACTCAGACAGTCGACGATACCCCCAGCAGCAGCTCGTGCCTCTGTGCAAACGCGCGCAAACTATCAGGGGTCGGCCACGATCGGTTTGGGCAAAAAGAAAAGCAACCAAACGCAACTCAGACGGGTCGGATTAATAGCCGCGTTTATACGGACTGGGATCGTTTCCGCGGCTGAGAtcaccacccccccccccccccccaaagttTCATGCATAATAGACTATCCGTTCATGCGCTGCAAGAACATCGACCTCTCCCAAGTTGCATAATATATAACAGATATAAAGAGGAGATTAGGCCATCACCTAGTCGACCAACCAGTGAATGGGAGGAGAgggaaaaaaaagagagagagagagagagaagcccCATAATAAACAAGTCCTGATTCCTTGCAGTCCAGCTCAGCTACTCGCTTATTATAAAGCTCCCCAGCCGTCTACGTCGCCCGATGCCGCGAACGACGGTTTTTCTCTGGAACGACGATTTTCCCAGCGCAGCGTGGGCGTATGGTATGGACGTATGGTGCGGCAGAGAGGGACGTGCCGCTTTTTCAATTGGCCGTTAGGCCGGCCGGCGGGGGGGCCCCCGGCCCCCGCAACCGCGCCTGCATCGCCGTTCGTTCGGGTTCGCTTTCCTTCCCCATCCCGTCCCGGGCCGCCGGCTGGCCCCATGGGCACGTTCTCCCGCCCGTCCGCGTCATGCGGTGCGGCTGGCTGGCCGTCCTCGATTCCGTTCCACAGCCTGGCAGCCTGTCCTCGATTCCGCCCTCGCCCAGAATTTCCCCCGTGCAGGCGCCAGATTTTTTGTTCCCGCCCGCTGCGTCATCGCGCGGCCGGAGAGCAGCGCACGGAGGCCGGAGAAGAAAAAAATTATTGGAAGCGCTGCTGCACGGCGTAGGCTAACCCCGCCTGCCGTGTGCGTTGGAGCAGCAGCTGGTATGGTAAGGCTGTTGACCAATTGCTGTTGCAGGTTACGCCTAACTCCTCCGGCCATGGCCACTTGCCCGGTTCTTCAGCTCTTCGCCGTTGACGCTGCGGGGGCTTTGTTAGTGCTGCTGCTGATCGTTTTATTTTGTACCTGCCTGTTTTTCAGTTGGTTTTTATATCTACTAGTAGGGGACTATAGGGGTCTCTAAATTAtaagggaaggaaaagaaaacgGATAACGATGCACATTAGTTTTCTCTCCGACGAAAAACACGCTTTACTCCTGAATAGACTTTCAATTCGGCTCTGACCATCAAATTAAATATGAACAACCCGTCCTCCTCTCTTTAAAACAAGGGGCGCTTCCGGTTCTATGCGTGCTTCAAACAATTTCGTCTTCTCCATATTACCATATCTCTAGAGTCAATAATTTTCTATGAGGAACTACTGAACTCAATCACTTGCTGCCGTTACTCAACAGTTTTCTGTTGAGATCTATCCCGTAGAGGTAGTCAAATTGGATCAGTGATCGATTTCTAGGTTTCGTCGTAAACCTAACTGGTTACTTCCAATTACGTAAATCAATAGTTCAAACCGCACTGAAAGGTAAGGCATTTCCCATTGATATAGGAACTTTTGTACCAGAAATAATAGTATCTCCAATTTTAGCCCCTCTGGGATGTAAAATATATCTCTTCTCACCATCTCCATAGTGTATGAGACAAATATATGCATTTCGATTAGGGTCATATTCTATGGTTACGATTCTACCATATATGTCTTTTTGATTCCGCCGAAAATCGATTTTACTACTTCCTTCGTTCCAAAATATAGAGCGCTCTTTATCTTCATTCACATTAATTTAAACAATAATAAATATAGATATCCATATAATTATAACCGTATGTTAATTAATGAATATTTGTTTAGTTTAAAATGAATTATATTTTGGAACGGAGGGATACTCAAAACCTACTGCTGTTGAGGCGGCCAATCACCACCCCGACAATTCCCCGCAACAGAGCAGCAGAGTCAAGCAGGTTGACAGCAAGTTTACCTTCGACGTCCAGTTGCAATCAACAAGGCAGGGTTCAGGTTGAGCTGAGCACCAAGCAGCCGGCCGGCCGGGCGGTGGCCGGTGGGTCTCGGGCTCAGC
It contains:
- the LOC100284729 gene encoding integral membrane protein DUF6 containing protein isoform 1 (isoform 1 is encoded by transcript variant 1), giving the protein MASSLAPASWALPLQMVGAGAAAAGPSCRATLAVVTEPRWAASLRRARVLVALAPRCVALDGPGASGEEEAPKIEDERKKSGETKKPARGRPVWSRILFASKKTRSIIILNALTVIYASDIPVLKEVEALTEPAVFNMVRFVVAAIPFVPFALRSFGDRSVRYAGLELGVWVSLAYLSQAIGLLSSDAGRASFITAFTVVVVPLIDGLLGASIPRLTWFGAIMSLFGIGLLECGGSPPSVGDILNFFSAVFFGIHMLRTEQISRSTDKKKFLALLGFEVLVVAFSSVLWFMFKDGYVDTSGSSFESWTFGMLWDTTVSFPWIPALYTGVLSTVLCMWAEMVAMGDVSATETAVVYGLEPVWGAAFAWFLLGERWDDAAWTGAALVLCGSLTVQLFGSAPEKSKKVKKRSSNALETPVKRRDYLSLSPIPVDSGKIIGRQLERKNKAV
- the LOC100284729 gene encoding integral membrane protein DUF6 containing protein isoform 2 (isoform 2 is encoded by transcript variant 2) — its product is MASSLAPASWALPLQMVGAGAAAAGPSCRATLAVVTEPRWAASLRRARVLVALAPRCVALDGPGASGEEEAPKIEDERKKSGETKKPARGRPVWSRILFASKKTRSIIILNALTVIYEVEALTEPAVFNMVRFVVAAIPFVPFALRSFGDRSVRYAGLELGVWVSLAYLSQAIGLLSSDAGRASFITAFTVVVVPLIDGLLGASIPRLTWFGAIMSLFGIGLLECGGSPPSVGDILNFFSAVFFGIHMLRTEQISRSTDKKKFLALLGFEVLVVAFSSVLWFMFKDGYVDTSGSSFESWTFGMLWDTTVSFPWIPALYTGVLSTVLCMWAEMVAMGDVSATETAVVYGLEPVWGAAFAWFLLGERWDDAAWTGAALVLCGSLTVQLFGSAPEKSKKVKKRSSNALETPVKRRDYLSLSPIPVDSGKIIGRQLERKNKAV